TTATATTGTGACAATGAGTGTTTAATGTGTATAATATTGTGATTGAACAGCTATTGGTGGCGCTAGTGAGCTCTTATAGATATGAGGGTCCTCGTCTAAACGATGAGATTGCTAAATCAGAGGCCAAAGTTATTCATGATGCTATCAAGGTTGCTGATAAGAAGGCAATTGTTCAAGATGAGGAGGTGGTGAGAATCCTGTCCACAAGGAGCAAGGTCCACCTCAATGCTGTTTTTAGGCACTACAAGGAACTCTTTGGCAAACACCTTGATGAGGTATTCAACAATTTCTCTTATTCTAGTCGGTCTTAGACTCTATGCCAATGTTTGCGTTATCAACACACTGACAGTACTCGGTACCTATGTTCAAACCAATCAGCATTAAACTAAGTGAAAGGAGAATAAAAGTAGAGATTGACTGCGACACTAATATAAACGTCCATGTCTACAGGATCTCCACGAGCATTTGAGCTTGAAAGTTGCGGTCCAATGCTTTGTCCGTTCTGAGATCTATTTCAGTGAGGTAAGAAATCAAAAGTTAGTAATGTGATGATCAATGCTATCATTTTTCTGGAAAATGTACTGATACCAAAAACTCACTCTACTTGCATCAGGCTTTGAACGCAGCACTCAACAAGGGGGCTGATGAGTTCACCCAAGAGGCCTTAACCCGAGTTGTTATAACTCAAGCTCATATTAACATGGCAGAGATCAAAGCTGAGTACCACAACAAATTCGGGATTCATTTATCGCAGGAAATCGAACACAGTGTCCTAGGAAACTTCAAGGACTTCTTGTTGGCCTTGGTTGATCGACAGAACTGATTGTACAAGCgctaatctttcgtttttttttgggGCGGGGGggtttatgcattttatttgctCTTTCAATCTGTTGTTTTTATAATTCTTTGCTCAATGTTTCTTATAATTAGATGAATTTAGATATAATTCTTATGTTTGTCCTTAGAGGAACATTATTTTTAATAAATCACCGGTTCAATTTCCAATTTAAATGAAGAAAGAATGTGGATTGAAATTTACCAGTTTGTTACCTTCGAATTCGGCTGAAATGACTTCCCTCTTACTCACTTCTTTATTGGCTTCTGTTAATATCGTTTGATAGAGCGAGAATGAATTGATTTTGAATGTGATGATTTTATTATTAGTGCAATGAATGTACTATCaatcaatattatatattaaatccagaaaacaagggactttaatgtaattaaagaaagttatacaaattaattatactactccgtatatagttttaaatcaatagcaccgtgtgatggacccggttaagggatctcaatgcaaatattatatagtttgggttaaaattaaattatatagaagcttggtaattttcctaaacatttgtaagagattaaaacatggtcaatttccttaaaataaaataattaattaagatggtcaattttcttaaaataaaataattaattaaaatggtcaatttcaaggagattaaaagaaagaagatgcttgataatttcctaaatatttatagaaaactagaagatggtcaatttccttaaaataaaataattaattagtataaatatgcacaattatggtattaattattatcatcatatatattaaatttaaaatctatgcaattttattaaattttatagtttattagatgtattgagatgttaattatttaacatacacaaatataataagtaggttataaataattcaggttagattccataatatataatattgcataattctttcgatttgatttaatgcatatatgtaatatacttatataaatatataatcctcttaaaattgcatgcctaagtagtaaaagtaattttgccagtaaagaaaagaattgtagtaacattggatatagttatatgatagtaatcactcatttgaatagtaaaagtaataatattatcagCGACATTAgtaaaagtggtagaaacaaGAACATGAGTAGTAAAATACTCAATATTAATGTGGTAATAGTGAACGTAACAATAATtatggcgggagtagtgaaattatcaatattaatgtagCAGTAGTAACAgcaacaataattacggcgggagtagtgaaagtaacaatgattacgggcaaatagtgaaatgttattactattgtttcattaataagagtaaaatattaatagcgggagtagtgaatttgtctcaaaattttaatttcatcgtaattttaggatatgccatagaaaaatatattaatgataaatttatgggttatgcaactttaagtaattttatttagtgaaaaaaaaatttaatgataagtagaggtagcacgggcgaagccggacaccaatactagtttATATATATAGTGTGCATATACACAAGTTGGAAGGTAAGAAAAGATGTATTAACCTAAACAAAAATTAAGAGAATTGAAAAGTATAATCTAGGAGGATTACAAGGAAGATACAAAGTGATTATTAGCAAGGAACAAATATGATAAGCAAAGTGTTGAAGTAGCAGGGGAATTTGACGTGGGGGACTAGGGAGAGGTGATAATGTCGTAATAGATCGAGTCAATAGGATTGTTTTACGTGCATTCTAATGTTTAAACTTGGGGTTTTGGTTAAGAATCATTGTAGAATGCCGGTTTACTTGTTTGATCGTAATTTTGGTTCTTTGGACTTGTCTTGGATGCATAGTTTTGAAGGACCGTAATTTTAACATTTAGTTGTAATTTGTAAGTGGAGTTTATTTTCCATGATGCTCACATCAAGCAAGTCGAGGCAAGAAAAATAAGCACgaaaggaaaagaagaaagaaatcgAGCAAAGAAGAAAAGCAGCCGATGAAACCGCAGTCCGCAGCCCATAAATGTTTCATAATGTCACTTAAAGAACAAAAAAATCATGTCCAATTCTTATTTCTCAACACAATAAATTTCCAGCTGAAAAATGAACAAAACATATCATTACAAATCCCCAACTTTTAATATATAGGCTCACTTAATTTTCAGAGGAACATTTAGAACCAAAATGAACAATTTCATCACAAAGATAAACTCCCCTTCTTGTACTAAAAGGTGGTCTATTAAATGCTAGCCATCCATGGACAGGGAAGTTAGTCTTCCGGCAAGCACGATGAGGTGAAATCGCGGTAACATCCACTGACTCAACGTACCAATTTGGGGAGAAACCGGCATCGTCGTGGCTTAATGTCATGCTACAAACTGGACCTTGTAGACACTTAGCTTTAACAGCAAAAGCGTCGAGATTTCCTCTTTGGAAGTAGTCATACCACTTTCCCATAACACCGTGAGATGAAAGTCTTGTGACATTTACTTGATTCACGTAAATGTCCCTCAATTCAAGCCTCACTCCTGCATATGTCCCTGCGTTCTGGATTTCCCCTGTTTTCACGTAAATTACGTATGTACAATCTTCATGATCCTGTGTCACCCCGGCCTTGTTAGTCACTAAATGGAACTCATGGAAGTAATGTTGATTTTGACATTGATTTTGGAGAACGGTCCTCGCATTTTTGTCTCGGTTTGGTTTTGGCCGGGTCATTTCAACCACGGCTAGTTGGGGTTTGGAATATTTTGGGTTGGGACTATTTTCGAGAATTACAGTCATTTGTTATGGTGGCTATTAAGGCCATTAAGGGTATTGTTCATACAAGAATTCCATACATATGATAAAAATACTAACACAAATTTTTGTTTACAATGATTGTAAACACGACAATAGTGAAACTGACCCGGATATGGGTTATTTGAAATATATTAGACATTTTTTTTCTATGTAGGGGCGGGGATTAATTAAGATTTGTGTTAATATGATCATAGGATTAAAAAAATATAGTACTGCTGTAATAAATAGCAAGATGCAATCGATAAGAAGAAGAAAATGGATGGAAGGTGAAAATTTTACCTTAGAATAGGCAGTTGAGGCCAGAAAAGAAGCAAGCAACAAGTTGAAGTAGAACACAACAAGCTTGACATTCATTTGCCTCATTTTTTTGTACATCTGCAAATGTTAAAAGCTAGAGAACATATATATTACGGAGTATTTGCTTTGTTATTCTCTTATATTCCCGTTTAGAAAAATATATAAAAAGCTTGGTTAGCTAGTCAAGATTAGTTCATGTATGGCATGCAATATAGAATGAAACATTGTGGGATGCACGAGTTGGGTGATGACCAAGTAGTATTTGCAAGTCAACAATAATATTTTGGCCTTGTTTATATATAGCCAGCTTGAATGCCTGATTCCCAAAATAATTTAGGATGCATTTTCCTTTTAATAATGAAAATCAGAGGCTACAACCTGGATGGTACTCATCTTCGATAGATACGCTTAGGTTTCTGATAGGGATAAAACTAGGTATcgtaaaatactagaattaagccaccaaattaacaatttataagccaaactatactctagactactctaaatgataaagtaatatagtgcaagtaagggccggtcccaagagaaggtcttttaagctaaatacttgaattgtaaactattgactactaaagacaagattataaacaaacaatggttattcacaatggcaaacaatagagagacatgaaaaggggggtttttgagttgattggtaacatggaacaaagtaaaatttgcaatcttagtctaacaagcaatataacaaacacttggtgagtaagatgaTTCAATAATTAAGAGAACTTGGTGCAATTCTTCCTTTGTAACCAACAATGGTAAAGTTTAACTCTTTAATAATTCTCCTCCTAATTTCTACCCAATACTTTCAAGTCAAGATAATAACAtgcacaaattaaaccatctatgcatgtcctccaagtttaatcaacaattcattaaaccatgagcgcaaataaaacatgagcattaagagttgtgccaagacaagaagctaagatcaattctcacaagattaaaccatacaaatgagaaaagacatgaaatttcctacttattgcatgaatcctttaaaccaaatcaacatacaacaagctttgctccaaacaatcctagatagattaaaccatttctctagaatttgcaatagttgaacaaataagaagcatggatggccaacccaaacataaactcattcaacatgaagattaagcataaggaaagatcattagataaataagaggagattaaaagagtcttacaataccaaagttggagactttggatgaattacaccaagaagggaaggatttagccttccatagtcttcataaaacccaaaaacaaagaaagattacaacttgaatgaaaaatagtcttctaaattattacaagattaaaacccTCAAAATGAGATTAGATGAAATGAAAGGATGGTAGGTGAATGTtttaggtcttcaaactctcgggtatatatagggcttcacgaaaacctagaaagatttccacttaagaagcccacaAAAAAGATTAGAAAACCCGTAAAGcagagctgcgcaggctgcgGAACTACTGTTCTTGCCCGCGCAATAGTGCGCACCTGCGCACAGGCTCGCATTTTTGGACTTCTATTTTCCAcgagctagacctcttcaattgccttcatttcttctagtcttcattcctacttctcccaactggtttccgggttacaagtgatcctctcgtgccttgtcttgacctttgaaaggtgctctatTGCCCCTCGGGTTCCATGCATTAAGATCAAGTGTCCAACCGAGGTAAAGTGCACAAGTTACCACCACATAACCAATTGCCAAATGCTAGGAAAAGTGtaccaaaagacccatattaaaagacacgagggtgataaaatcaccctcttagaccgacacaatacaTTACTATCAGTTTCCAATTTTAACCCTCTCAAATAAATACATAATTTAaggagtaatttttttttttttgaatttcccAACATTTCACAGAATGAGAATAGGACTctcgattgtttttttttttttttttctggacAACAATAAACTTTATAAATAAAACTAGTAGAGATTACATAGGTTACTTCAAAATACAAACAAAGGGGCATAAGTAGCCCCAAAACTACTGGCAAGTAACAGAAGAAACAGTACAAGTAGTTCTAACTGAAGAGACTAGGCGAATTTTCTTGAACGGTGGATGGTAATGATCGTCAAACTCGATAAGGTGGACATAATTCCGCTTCCTCCTCATAACAGCAACAGAAGTGCGGGTGTACATGCAATAAGAAACTGAAAACATAGATCTTTTCTTTGACGTGGCTGAAGCACAACCCTTGGAGTCTTTAGTGTGGTATCGATGCACAATAGGTCCCgcttgaaagaaatgtagattcatatacatgcttaacatactcatatatgtctaaataatttgtcataaaattaaaacggattttatgcatgcaaacaaaataacaaagagaagaaatcatgttcttacaatgggtatttcggttttatagggcacaaaagaaatctccttttcttttgttcttgagctttccttatggatgaacaagatctaagtataagatctctccctaagctttatacccaaggctttctcttaatctaattaatattatttgagctagtataatattaatctaggtagaaaattgaaccaaaaatttataaaacacttatattatttcggttttatgagagaagatgaggaggatttttcttctcactagaacttaatTTTTGGATGATAAgattagaatgaaaataatacactacacttagtatattattaggtaaaaattatagaaaaacaatgatggtttttcttccccaaaaccgtgtaagaggagagctattggggagccaatgcatggaaaaattgttcttcacaaggaacaataggcttgcatggctagacttgctttttaatcattatggtttttcaactaaataaaacaattaactagcttaatactccccaatttttcggcactttacataatatggatcccatattatttttgtcaattgtcaatatgtcacatgtcatatgtgacataaat
The Silene latifolia isolate original U9 population chromosome 11, ASM4854445v1, whole genome shotgun sequence genome window above contains:
- the LOC141611760 gene encoding annexin D4, translated to MAHHDEHQALSKAFSGLGVDESAFISILGKWQHEHKHTFRKSSPHLFQPDERQFERWDQDEIARLRHEVLRFKSAIVMWTMHPWERDARLFKEALAKGPEGNSLIIELACTRSSEELLGARRAYHSLFDHSVEEDVASLVVGQDRKLLVALVSSYRYEGPRLNDEIAKSEAKVIHDAIKVADKKAIVQDEEVVRILSTRSKVHLNAVFRHYKELFGKHLDEDLHEHLSLKVAVQCFVRSEIYFSEALNAALNKGADEFTQEALTRVVITQAHINMAEIKAEYHNKFGIHLSQEIEHSVLGNFKDFLLALVDRQN